The Corynebacterium auriscanis genome includes the window TGCCATCTGCAGATACAGTCGGTGCGTACGTGTGTGCCCTTGGATCCGCAGAAAATGGTGCCGTGCGGAGTGGACGTGCCGATCCCCGAGGTCTGGGATCTAGGCAGTGGTATGCCACTAGCAGGAGTGCAGATGGATCACTGCTTCGGGGTGCGGGCAGATGGTGAAATTAACGAGGGAGAGGTGCAACAAGGTAGCACCGTAAAGCTGTTGACTGAGCACGGAGAGGGCGTGCAGATGGAAAGCAGCGGAGAGTTTGGCTGGTACCAAGTGTATGTGGCGGATCCAGTTAACGGGGAAGGATTTCCTGAGGTGGGAAGGGCGGTCGCTGTGGAACCCATGACGTGCCCGGCGGATGCGTTGCGCTCCGGGCGCGGCTTGGTCTGGTTAGAACCGGGGCAATCCAGGACCTTTGGTGTGGGGGTTAAGGCCATCGGGTTGTAGTAGCGCGGTTGTCGTTGCGGGGTTGTCGCTGCGGGGTTGATAGAAGGCGAGCCGGAAAATATCGCGTTAGGGAAAACAGTTCCCCCGGGTTTAATATTTCGTTAAACAGTTCTTAATCGAACAAGCCCGGGGAATGCCCGGTCTAACCCCCGATCACAATAAGGAGGTGCCCGACCATGACGGAAGGGCTGCGCCTTGACGCTTCCTGGGTGGACTACACACTGGTGGCGCTCTACTTCGCTTTTGTCCTCGGAATTGGATGGGCCGCGAAATCGCGAGTTTCCAGCTCCATCGACTTCTTCCTCTCCGGCCGGTCTTTGCCCGCATGGGTAACGGGACTGGCTTTCATTTCGGCCAACCTGGGTGCCGTGGAAATCGTGGGCATGTCCGCCAACGGCGTGCAATACGGTTTCGAAACGATGCACTACTTCTGGATCGGTGCGATTCCAGCCATGGTGTTCCTCGGCATCGTGATGATGCCGTTTTACTACGGCTCCAAAGTCCGCTCCGTGCCAGAGTTCATGCGCCGGCGCTTTGGAAACGGTGCCCACCTGGTCAACGCACTGTCCTTTGCCGTCGCGCAGTTGTTGATCGCAGGTATTAACCTGCTGTTGCTGGCCAAGGTCGTGAACTCCCTGCTTGGCTGGCCCCTATGGATCACGCTGGTCATCGCTGCCGTCATCGTCCTCAGCTACATCACCTTGGGTGGTTTGTCTGCCGCAATCTACAACGAGGTTTTGCAGTTCTTCATTATCGTCGCCGCACTACTGCCGCTGACCCTTATCGGTTTGCACAATGTGGGTGGCTGGAACGGGCTGAAGGAAAAGGTTGTTGACCCCAACCACTTCCACACCTGGCCTGGCACGGAGATCTCCGGATTCGACAACCCAGTGGTTTCCGTCATTGGACTTACCTTCGGCCTCGGCTTCGTACTCTCCTTTGGATACTGGACCACCAACTTCGTTGAAGTTCAGCGTTCTATGGCCGCCGATTCTCTATCAGCAGCCCGCAAGACTCCCATTATTGGCGCGTTCCCCAAGATGTTCGTTCCCTTCATCGTGGTTATTCCCGGCATGATCGCTGGTGCGACCGTGACCCCACTGGTTGACGGTTCGGCGCAGCCCAACGATGCGATGTTGTACCTCATGCGCGACATGCTGCCGAATGGCCTGCTGGGTGTGGCGCTGGCTGGTTTGTTGGCTGCGTTCATGGCTGGCATGGCTGCCAATATCTCCGCGTTCAACACCGTGTTTAGTTACGACCTGTGGCAAACCTACGTGAAGAAGGATCGCGACGATAGCTACTACTTGCGTATTGGCCGCATTGCTACCATCGCCGCCACCGCCATCGCCGTTTTCACCGCTTTGCTGGCGAACAACTTCGGCAATGTCATGGATTACCTGCAAACGCTATTTGGATTCTTCAACGCCCCACTGTTTGCAACCTTCATCCTGGGTATGTTCTGGAAGCGAATGACTCCAACCGCGGGTTGGGTTGGCTTGGTTCTGGGTACGACCTCAGCGATTGTCTACTGGGCCATCGCCAGCTTCGGCGGTACCGACATCAGCTTCTTCAACCTACCGGGGCAGGGCACTGCATTCGTTGCTGCGTCTCTCGCATTCGTAGTGGACATCGTCGCCTCCGTTATCGTCTCTTTGGTCACCAAGCCCAAGCCGGATAGCGAGTTGGTTGGTTTCGTTAAATCCGTTACCCCGAAGGAACACCTCATGGATGAGGCAGAAGCATCGCTGCCTTGGTATCGCCGCACCGTGCCACTGGGCATTTTGTGCCTTATCTTAGCCCTCGGCCTCAACGTGATCTTCGCCTAGACCTCGAGCAAAAAAAGGAGGAAAACAATGAGCAAGTTTGCAACGCGAGCATTCGATATCCGCAACGTTATTGGCGGTCTGTTGGGGCTGTATGGCTTGATTCTGGTGGTCAGCTACTTCTTCTTGGACCCAGGAATTGACGCCAGTACGGGCCAACCGAAAGATGAGGTCTACAACCTCTACGCCGGAATCGCGATGGTGGTTGTGGCGGTAGTGTTCTTTGTGTGGGCCAAGGCATCACCGGTCCGCGCAGACCAAGGCAGTGCCGATGCCACGGAGGATGAGCGTACCGAGCACGCCACTCGCTAGTTGGGGTGAGCGTGGAAGCTCGGCCGGAGCTCCACCGCGCTCCCGGTAAGCACCATCGCGGCGAAACTGCACGTGAGGCTGCGCGGCCGAGCGCCAAGACAACGACGGAAAGGGATGGGCCTCGTGAACGACAAAGCACAACCGGTGAAGGATCCTCAAGAAAACCTAGGCGGTGTGCGGGTAACACGCACCACCTTGGCCGATGATCGCGAGTTAATCTACTTCGACGATGATCCGGTGTATGTCTCTGGTGAGAAGACGCGCGAATTGCGCGATTCCCGCGAACTGGCGCCAGCGAAAACGGTCTCCGAGATGCGCCGGGACCCCCTCACTGGGCAGTGGTATGCCTATGCCGCGCACCGCATGAACCGCACGTTTATGCCCCCTGCCAACGAGAATCCACTGGCCCCTACCCGGCCCGGGGAACTACCAACCGAGATTCCCGCAGACGACTACAACGTCGCGGTATTTGAAAACCGGTTTCCATCCCTTTCCATGCATATGGACTTTCAGGAGGACTTTGCCACCCGTGTGGATGGCGAGGAACTCTATCCGCGTCTGCCTGCGAAGGGGCGCTGCGAGGTCGTGTGCTTTACGCCTGACGTAGAGTTGTCCTTCCGCGATTTGCCCTTCCGACGCGCCCGCACGGTGGTGGAAGCATGGGCACACCGCACGCGCGAGCTCTCCGAGCTTCCGGGTGTGCGCTACGTGTACCCATTTGAGAATCGCGGCGCAGAGATCGGAGTGACCTTGCAGCATCCGCACGGTCAGATTTATGCGTACCCTTATTTGCCACCGCGTGCGAAAGAGATCGCAACCCAAGCTGCAGCGCATCGCCAGGAAACGGGGGAGGACCTCTTCGATTCGGTACTCCGGGCAGAGCAGCGCAGTGGTCGGCGCATTGTGGCCGCAGGCGAACACTTCACCGCCTTCGTGCCCGCGGCCGCCAAGTGGCCGGTAGAAGTCATGCTGATTCCGCATCGTGCAGCACCCGATTTCGCGGCGTTGAGCGATGAGGAAAAGGATGAGCTTACGCGCATGTACCTAGACCTGTTGCAGCGCTTTGACCGCTTCTTTGACGGTGTGGATCGCACCCCGTATATCGCCAGTTGGAACCAAGCACCGATCGGCCCTGAGCGCGCTCACGGCCGCCTGCACCTGCAACTGTTTTCCATGATGCGTTCTGCAGACAAGATGAAGTTCCTTGCAGGTTCCGAATCAGGACAGGGCGCTTGGATTTCGGATACCACCCCGGAACGCATCGCCGACCGCCTGCGCGAAGTGGCGCAGGACTAAGCACGTCCGCCCGCCCGCGACCTACATATCAACACAACGAAAGCGATTTCCTTGAGTACGACGGCAACTGGAAGCGAACCCACCCAACCCCAGTGGATGCACACTCGGGACCGGGCAGCGGCCATCACGGATGTTCGCAACCTGTTCAGCGAACAATTTACCGGGCAACCGCAAGGTGTGTGGTCTGCTCCCGGGCGCGTGAACCTCATTGGCGAGCACGTGGACTACGCGGGTGGCATTTGCCTGCCGTTTGCGCTGTCCCAGCGGACGTACGTGGCCGCCCGCGCTAACAACGACGGGGTATACCGCATTGCCTCCCACTGGTCGGGCGGGATCACCCGTGCGGAGATCCCCACCCAGGACGTTCGCCCAGGCCACCCCGCGGATTGGACGGGGTATATCGCAGGTGCCGTGTGGGCGGCGTGGAACAACGGCACCATGCCGGCCGCATGGGCCAATGGCATCACCAACCCCGGCTTGGACATCGCCATTGAATCGGATGTGCCCGTGGGCGCGGGGCTTTCCAGCTCCGCTGCGCTGGAATGCTCTACGGCATTGGCCGCGTGGGAAATCAGCACGGGCAGCACCCTCGCCGAGCAAAGCCAAGTGGCCCAGAAGAAGGTATTGGATGGATTGCGCGCGGCGTCGATCCAAGCAGAAAACGATGTGGTGGGCGCCTCCACCGGTGGCCTTGACCAAACGGTTGCACTGTTTGGGAAGGCGGGGAATGCGCTGGCGATTGATTTCGCCACCAACGCAGAACAGCAGGTCACATTCGATATCGATTCCCGGGGATTGGCGATCCTCATCATCAATACCAACGCCCCACACCAGCTCGCCGATGGGCAGTATGCCGCCCGGCGCGCTGTTACCGATGGGGTAGCGGCTGATCTGGGTGTTCCTACGCTGCGGCAGGCCCCTGATGCAGTGCGGCGCTGCCAACCGTGGGCCGACAAGCAGTGGAATTCTTGGTCGGCGGAGCAGCAGCAAGATATGCCATTGGAACGGTGGCGCGCGGTGGTAGAGGCGCGGGTACGCCACGTGGAAACCGAGATTGACCGTACCGCACGTGCCATCGAGGTGTTGCGTGCGGGCGAGTTCCGTCAGTTCGGGGAGTTGATGCAGGCCAGCCACGCTTCTTTGCGCGATGACTACGAGGTTACGGTGCCGGAGCTCGATACCGCAGTTGAGGTGGCGCTGCGCCACGGTGCCCTAGGTGCCCGCATGACCGGAGGCGGATTTGGCGGCTCGGCGATCGCTCTGGTCGATGCTTCTCAGGCTGAAACGGTCGCTGCTCATATTGCTTCTTCTTTTGCCGACGCCGGATTCGCCCGACCGGAGTTTGTCATCGCAATTCCAAGTGAGGGCGCGCGACGGGAAGAATGATCCGTCCGAATGCAGGTTTTCAGTATTCCAGCTAGAAGATTCGAAATGGCTTTGCGAAGCTAACCGGGGTAACCTGACTAACCGTGTTTCGCACCATGTTGAAATCTAAAATCCACCGTGCCACGGTCACTCAGGCAGACCTGCACTACGTAGGTTCGTGCACGATCGACGCCGACTTGATGAAGGCCGCCGATATCCTCGAGGGTGAGCAGATCGACATCGTGGATATCAACAACGGCAATCGACTGACTACCTACGCCATCACTGGAGATGCCGGTACGGGGGTTATCGGCATTAACGGCGCAGCTGCCCGTCTGATCAGTCCAGGGGACTTGGTAATCATCATTGGGTATGCGCAGTATTCCCAGGATGAGCTGGAGGGTTATAGTCCCAATGTCATTTTCGTGGACGAGAATAACAAACAACTTGAGTTCTGCGATGACCCAGCTCATGCGCCGGAAGGGTCGGGGTTGTTAAACCCACGGCACCCGTCGGAGAGTAGCTAGAGCTTCTACCCTCCCCAATAAAAGGTGTATCGCACTTACATCTTTTAATGACTGGCTCTAGGATGAAGCTATGCACCTCACCACTTTTGCCGATCTGGGTCTGCGATCCTTGATGATGCTTGGCGACCTCCCAGAGGGGGACCGCTGCACCATCGCAGATTTGGCAAAAGCAACCAACGCATCGGATAACCACTTGGCGCGGGTTATTGCCAAGCTTGTCGATATGAATATGGTGGTTTCCGTACGGGGGCGTAACGGTGGGGTGTATCTATCGGACTCGGCCCGTGGGGCCAGCGTGGGAAGAATTTTGAGGGAACTCGAAGGCCCCAGTGAAGTCGTTGACTGCACTGGTGACAAGCCTTGCCCTCTTGCCGCGCGAAACTGCGCCTTGCGGCATCGGCTTGCCGACGCCCAGGAAGCGTTCTTCGCAGAGTTAGATGGGGACACAATCGATGGACTCATCGCAGCCACCCGTCCGGTTGGAACGCGAACCTCGGAGGATGCCCACGGAACCTCTCGCTCGCTCGGATTGCCGACGGTACCCCTGAACACTCAGTAAAGGGTGCCGAGAGTTAAATGAGCGGGTGCGAACAGTACCGAAAGTTGGATGTCAATGTTCATTAGCACCACCCCCAAGACCGACCGCACAGCCCTGTCTGGCGATAACGCCGAAATCATCCGCCAAACCCTTCCCGTCATCGGCGACAACATCAACGCTATTACCCCGGTGTTCTACCGCACCATGTTCACCAACCACCCAGAGCTGCTCGCCGATACGTTCAACCGCGGAAACCAACGTTCCGGTGAGCAACAGAAGGCACTGGCTGCGTCCATCGTCACTTTCGCGGCCATGCTGGTTGACGATAATGCCCCCGATCCAGTGGAAATGCTGTCCCGCATCGGACACAAGCATGTGTCTTTGGGAATCACCGCGGATCAGTACCAAATTGTTCATGACAATCTGTTCTCCGCCATCGTGGAGGTTCTAGGTGAAGCCATCACGCCAGAAATCGCGGCTGCGTGGGATGAGGTGTACTGGCTCATGGCCGACGTGCTCATCGATTACGAAGCAGACCTTTACAAGTCGGCGGGCGTAGAGGCTGGTGATGTCTTCCGGAAGGTAGTGCTGAAGGACAAGAAGCAACTCAGCGAGGCCGTCACGGAGTACACCTTCGCCGGCCATGGTTTCGACAAGGCGCTGGCGGGGCAGTACACCTCCATCGGTGTGGAGCTTCCCGATGGTGCACGCCAGCTCCGCCAGTACTCTCTGATCAGCCACGATGCTGATGGGTTCTCGGTTGCTGTGCAGCGCGACGGTGAGGTATCCAGCTTCCTCCTCAATGACGTTAACGTCGGCGACGAGGTGGATGCCACCCTTCCAGCCGGCGATCTGGTTCTCCAGCCTGGCGAGTCGCCAGTTGTATTGGTGAGCCAAGGTATTGGTTCTACCCCAATGACCGGTATGCTCGCATCTCTCGTTGCCGCTCAGGGGCAGGTTGATCGCCCTGTTGTGGTACTTCATGCCGACGCCGACGAGACCGCGTACGCCCAGCGCGAAACCACCGAAAAGCTGGTTGCGGCCCTCCAGGAGAAGGGCTCCGCAGAGCACATTACTGCCTACCGTGATCGTGGCGAGTCCCTGGACTTGGCCAAACTGCTTGCCGATGGGAAGCTGCCTACTAACGCAGAATGGTACCTGTGTGGTGGCAACAACTTCCTGCAGAATGTTCGCGAGCAGCTCGAAGCAGGTGCTGCGGACCTGGCTCCAGCCGCAATTCACTTCGAACTGTTCAGTCCCAATGACTGGCTGATTGGCTAAAACTCGCGCGAACCCTAGGGAGTGGTGTAACAAACCGGCTCCCTGGGGTTTGTTTGAGCCTGTGTTGCCCGAAGCCTTTTTCTGTTATCGGTGAACGAAACCGTGTCGTAGTCATGCAGTAGGCTATATAGCCGTGACTGATGCAACTAACACCCCGCGTAATGATTCTGCTCAAGACCTTCCGGAACAGCTGCGAATCCGCCGCGATAAGCGCACCCGGATCCTGGAATCCGGGAAAGATGCGTACCCGGTAGAGGTGCCACGCACCCACTCTCTCGCCGAGGTACGTAGTCGCTGGGAAGTGTTGCCCAAGGACGGCGATGAAGGGGAGGCACCGGGCGTCGATCAGAAAGAAGGTGTGACCTACCTGCAATCGGGTGAAGAAACCCAAGAGGTTGTAGGGGTGGCCGGCCGCGTTATGTTCGTACGCAATACCGGCAAATTGGCGTTTGCCACATTGCAGGATGGCGACGGTACTACTTTGCAGGTCATGCTCAGCTTGGCAGAGGTCGGTGAGGAGGCACTGGCCGATTGGAAGGCGCTGGTAGACCTCGGAGACATGGTGTTCGTGGAGGGGCGGATCATTTCCTCCCGTCGTGGCGAGCTGTCGGTGATGGCACAGCGGTGGTTCATGGCCGCGAAGTCATTGCGTCCGCTGCCTGTGGCACACAAGGAAATGAGCGAAGATACGCGCATTCGTCACCGCTACACTGACCTGATCATGCGGGAACAAGCCCGCAACAACGCGATGACCCGCATCAAGGTGATGCGTGCACTGCGGAACGCGCTGGAACGCCGCGGTTTCCTGGAGCTGGAGACACCCATGTTGCAAACTCTGCACGGCGGTGCAGCTGCCCGTCCGTTCGTGACGCACTCCAATGCGCTGGATATTGACCTTTACCTGCGTATTGCCCCAGAATTGTTCTTGAAGCGCGCCGTGGTGGGTGGCTTGGATCGCGTATTCGAAGTGAACCGCAACTTCCGTAATGAGGGCGTGGATTCCTCTCACAGCCCCGAGTTTGCAATGCTCGAAACCTACCAAGCCTATGGCGACTACAACACCGCCGCTACTACCACACGGGAAATTATCCAGGAAGTGGCCACCGAAGTGTTCGGCACCACCAAGGTGACTCTCGTGGATGGCACTGAATACGACTTGGGTGGTGAGTGGCCAGAGATGAAGATGTACCCATCGCTCAACGAAGCTTTGCAGAAGAAATACCCGGGTCAGCCAGAGGTCACCATCGCTTCCACGGTGGAGGAGCTGAAGCAGCTGGCCAAGGTTGTCGGCCTCGACGTGCCAACCAAGGGCGGCTGGGGTCACGGCAAGCTTGTGGAAGAGCTATGGGAGCACCTGTGCGAAGACCAGCTGAATGGGCCGGTATTCGTGCGCGACTTCCCGGTCGAGACCTCGCCCCTCGTTCGTCAGCACCGTAGTGAGCCGGGAGTGACTGAGAAGTGGGACCTGTACGTTCGCGGTTTCGAATTGGCCACTGGTTATTCCGAGTTGGTTGACCCAGTAATTCAGCGCGAGCGCTTTGAGGATCAGGCCCGCCTAGCCGCGGGTGGAGATGACGAAGCCATGGTGCTGGATGAAGACTTCCTTGCTGCGATGGAGCAGGGAATGCCCCCGACGGCAGGTACGGGAATGGGTATCGACCGATTGCTCATGGCTTTGACGGGCTTGGGTATCCGCGAGACGATTCTGTTCCCAATGGTGAAGCCGGAGCGCGATAACTAACCGGTGTGGGTGCGCGAACGCGCTTCTCGTGCACCCACCTAGTGGGGGTGGGGACTGTAACCTAGTTACTGTTTTCCCCAAAAGTGTGACGCAGGCCATGAACTAGTTTAGGATATAGACATAATTATCCGAACATGCAGATGCTTAAGATTTGCACTGAAAACCAGTGAAAGGTGGCCGCACGAATGAGCGACCAAAGCAAGCGTGACGATTCCACTCCGGGTCTGAACAACCTCAAGCGTGATGCCATTGGTACCGCGATGCGCGTACTGACCCGCTTCACCGGCTCCGACTTGGCTGAAAAGTACGGTCTGGGCAAGAAGGTCGACCGGGTGGCGTACGAATCTACCAAGACCGGTATGCGGACCTTGGGCGCCGTTAATCGTCAGTTCAAGAAGATCAAGGGCACCGGCAAGCCAGTGCGCCTGCCTAATCAGACCACTGACGACAACGAGCAGCCAGTACCAACCGAGGCGCCAAAGCCCGGCAAGGTGCTGTTTGACCTGAACCCAACCGAGGATCAGGAAATGATCGTCGCAGCGGTTCGTGAGTTTGCTGAGGAGCGCCTGCGCCCAGTAGCTGCCGAGTCCAACGAGTCCTCCACCCCTCCAGAAGGATTGCTGGAGACCGCTGCTGAGCTCGGTGTGGCACTCATCAACCTGCCAGAAGAGTACGAAGGCATCGCAACTGCCTCAGGTGCCACCACCAACGCCCTCATTGCAGAGGCCCTTGCTTTCGGCGACATGGGCTTGGCTACCGCTATTCTGGCTCCAGCTGCCGTTGCAAACGTCATCACCAACTACGGCGATGACGCACAGCAGAAGACTTACCTGCCAGAGTTCGCAGGCGAATCTGTGCCACCAGCAGCGGTGATCGTTTCCGAGTCCCGCCCACTGTTTGACCCGTTCGAGCTGCAGACCGCTGCGGTCCGTGAGGGCAGCGATATCGTCATCAACGGCGTGAAGACCATGGTTCCAAACGCCGGCGCTGCAGAGCTGTTCATCGTAGCGGTCAACCTAGACGGTGTGAACACCTTCGCCATCGTGGAATCCGACACCGAGGGGCTGGTTGTTGAGGCCGATCCTTCCATGGGTCTGCGTGGCGCTGCATTGGGCCGCGTGCTGTTCAAGGACGTCCGCGTCCCGGCCGAGAACCTGCTGGGTGGTGCTGACCTGTCAGATTCTGATCGCACCGAGCAGTATGCAGAAATCATCCGCCGTGGTCGCCTGGGCTGGGCTGCTCTGGCTTCCGGCACCGGTGAGGCCATCCTCGAGTACACCAAGAAGTACGTCAACGAGCGCGAGGCATTCGGCGAGCCAATCTCCCACCGCCAGGCAGTTGCCTTCATGGTGGCGAACCTCCGCATCGAGCTCGACGGCCTGCGCATGATCCTACTGCGCGGAGTTTCCCGCCTCGATCAGGGGCTGTCCTACCACCGTGAGGCCGGCCTTGCTCGTCGCTTCGCTTCCGATAAGGGCATGGTTATGGGGCTCGATGGTGTACAGCTGCTCGGCGGACATGGCTTCACCAAGGAGCACCCAGTCGAGCGTTGGTACCGCGACATGCGCGCTATCGGCATCGCCGAGGGCGTTGTCATCCTGTAAAACCCGCCAATCGATCACATAACTGATCATCTACGACCTAGAGGAACCTGAAACATGATTAATCTGGAACTCCCTAAGCGCCTCAAGGCGGGTGCCAACCAAGCCCACCAGGCCGCAGCGGAAATCTTCCGTCCCATCTCCCGCAAGTATGACCTCAAGGAGCACGCTCGTCCCGTAGAGCTGGACACCATGGCATCCCTCGTAGAGGGTATGGCCGATGCCGGCCAGGCTATGGCCGGCGCATCCGGTGGCCGTGGCGATTCCAAGAAGAAGCAAAACGATGGCGTGAAAAACGGCGGCAACATGGCTTCCGTGTTGAACGTTATCGAGACCTGCTGGGGTGACGTGGGACTAACGCTGTCCATTCCTTACCAGGGTCTGGGTAACTCCGCGATCGCCGCCGTTGCTAACGACGAGCAGCTCGAACGCTTCGGCAAGGTATGGGCCGCCATGGCTATCACCGAGCCACAGTTCGGCTCCGACTCCGCTGCTGTCGCCGCTACCGCGAAGCTAGACGGCGACGAGTACGTGCTGAACGGTGAGAAGATCTTCGTTACTGCCGGCGAGCGCTGCACCCACGTTGTGGTGTGGGCCTCCGTGGACAAGTCCGCTGGTCGCGCAGCCATTAAGTCCTTCGTTGTGCCACGCGATACCCCGGGCTTCGAGCTGGTTCGCTTGGAGCACAAGCTGGGCATCCGCTCCTCCGATACCGCCCACTTCATCTTGGATAACGTCCGCATTCCGAAAGAGAACCTGCTGGGTTCTCCTGAGGTGGACACCAAGAAGGGCTTCGGGGGTGTTATGGCCACCTTCGACAACACCCGTCCGCTGGTGGCCGGCATGGCCGTCGGCGTGGCGCGCGCTTCCCTCGAGAAGCTGCGTGAGGTACTGACTAACGCTGGCGTCGAAATTGATTACGACAAGCCAGCCTGGGCCCAGAGCGCGGCTGCTTCCGAGTACATCCGCTTGGAGTCCGATTGGGAAGCCGCTTACCTGTTGACTTTGCGCGCTACTTGGATGGCGGACAACAAGATTCCTAACTCCAAGGAAGCTTCCGAGTCCAAGGCGAAGGCCGGACGCATGGCTACCGATCTGACCTTGCGTGCGGTGGAGATGGCCGGTGCATACGGCTACTCCGAACGTGACCTGCTGGAAAAGTGGGCACGTGACTCCAAGATCCTCGATATCTTCGAGGGTACTCAGCAGATTCAGCAGCTCATTGTTGCACGTCGTGAGCTGGGACTGTCTTCCGCACAGCTGAAGTAAACCCCGCTTGCTTCCGAAGAAAATAGCCCTTGTACAGGTGAATTAGGCTCCCTGTACAAGGGTTTCTTGTTGCATGGTGCCCAAATAAGGGGAGGGTGAGTAACCTATTGTTTTCTTTTTAGCCCATTTTCGTTAAAGTTTTTGCGGTTATGCGTTCACCTGCTGCAACGTGCAGCAGGAGCGAGCACGTACCAGAAGGCGCGCCAGTTCCTATCGATTCTGGCGATCGGCAACAAACAAAAAGGCGTTTAGGAAATGGCGAACCAGGTCCCCGGTGGGGGTTCAGGATCTAATCGAACGGTAGAAACACTGCAACTATCGAACGATACCGTTCAACCTCAGGGAAATAACGACAAATGGTGGCACATCGCATTCGGCGGCATGCTCCTCGTGGCTGTCCTTTACTTTGGGGCTTGGACAACGCAGCACATCCCGTCTTCCGCGAATTATGTTGTGCTTGCAGTTACCGTTGTTTTCGGTTTGTTCATGGCGTTCAACATCGGTGGCAACGACGTCGCGAATTCCTTTGGTACTTCCGTCGGTGCGGGCACGTTGACCATGAAGCAAGCCCTCATAGTCGCCGCAGTCTTTGAAGTTGGAGGCGCACTGTTAGCGGGCGGTTCAGTAACCAAGACCGTCCGCAGTGGCATCGTGGATCTCGATGAGATCGACCTATTGCCCATGGACTTCGTCTACATTATGATCGCTGCGCTCATGGGCGCTGCCATTTGGTTGCTCATTGCAACGAAGAAAGGCTGGCCGGTATCCACGACCCACTCGATCGTCGGTGGGATCGTGGGAGCGGCCCTGTGTCTAGGTTTTACTACTCACACGGGTGGCTGGTCTATGGTGCAATGGGGGGAGATCGGCCGAATTGCCTCCTCGTGGGTTATTTCCCCACTACTCGGCGCATTGGCAGCTTATCTGCTGTTCAGCGTGATCAAGCGGGCCGTGTTGCAATACAATGACCGTGCAAATGCGGGGTTGGAACGGGTGCGCCGCGCGCGCATTAACCATGCTTCCCGGCACAAAGATCTGTTCCGCAGCCTTAGCGAAGTCCAGCAGATCGCGTACAACAACGAGATGGCCCGGGATGCTGTGACGTACTCGCGTGGAGATTTCACGCGCGAGCAGCTGGAGAGCGACTACTACCGCGAACTCTACGATCTTGACCAAGAGGCGAACCAACTCAACGTCCACAAGGCGCTGGTGTATTGGGCACCACCGCTGGCCGCATTTGGTGCGGTGGTGATCACCGCGATGCTGTTGTTCAAAGGGCTATCCAATGTGGACACCCATGTGTCCGCCGTTGGGTCTTTGCTTATTATGGCTATGATTGCCGTCT containing:
- a CDS encoding globin domain-containing protein codes for the protein MFISTTPKTDRTALSGDNAEIIRQTLPVIGDNINAITPVFYRTMFTNHPELLADTFNRGNQRSGEQQKALAASIVTFAAMLVDDNAPDPVEMLSRIGHKHVSLGITADQYQIVHDNLFSAIVEVLGEAITPEIAAAWDEVYWLMADVLIDYEADLYKSAGVEAGDVFRKVVLKDKKQLSEAVTEYTFAGHGFDKALAGQYTSIGVELPDGARQLRQYSLISHDADGFSVAVQRDGEVSSFLLNDVNVGDEVDATLPAGDLVLQPGESPVVLVSQGIGSTPMTGMLASLVAAQGQVDRPVVVLHADADETAYAQRETTEKLVAALQEKGSAEHITAYRDRGESLDLAKLLADGKLPTNAEWYLCGGNNFLQNVREQLEAGAADLAPAAIHFELFSPNDWLIG
- the galT gene encoding galactose-1-phosphate uridylyltransferase, translated to MGLVNDKAQPVKDPQENLGGVRVTRTTLADDRELIYFDDDPVYVSGEKTRELRDSRELAPAKTVSEMRRDPLTGQWYAYAAHRMNRTFMPPANENPLAPTRPGELPTEIPADDYNVAVFENRFPSLSMHMDFQEDFATRVDGEELYPRLPAKGRCEVVCFTPDVELSFRDLPFRRARTVVEAWAHRTRELSELPGVRYVYPFENRGAEIGVTLQHPHGQIYAYPYLPPRAKEIATQAAAHRQETGEDLFDSVLRAEQRSGRRIVAAGEHFTAFVPAAAKWPVEVMLIPHRAAPDFAALSDEEKDELTRMYLDLLQRFDRFFDGVDRTPYIASWNQAPIGPERAHGRLHLQLFSMMRSADKMKFLAGSESGQGAWISDTTPERIADRLREVAQD
- the panD gene encoding aspartate 1-decarboxylase, whose translation is MFRTMLKSKIHRATVTQADLHYVGSCTIDADLMKAADILEGEQIDIVDINNGNRLTTYAITGDAGTGVIGINGAAARLISPGDLVIIIGYAQYSQDELEGYSPNVIFVDENNKQLEFCDDPAHAPEGSGLLNPRHPSESS
- a CDS encoding sodium:solute symporter family protein; its protein translation is MTEGLRLDASWVDYTLVALYFAFVLGIGWAAKSRVSSSIDFFLSGRSLPAWVTGLAFISANLGAVEIVGMSANGVQYGFETMHYFWIGAIPAMVFLGIVMMPFYYGSKVRSVPEFMRRRFGNGAHLVNALSFAVAQLLIAGINLLLLAKVVNSLLGWPLWITLVIAAVIVLSYITLGGLSAAIYNEVLQFFIIVAALLPLTLIGLHNVGGWNGLKEKVVDPNHFHTWPGTEISGFDNPVVSVIGLTFGLGFVLSFGYWTTNFVEVQRSMAADSLSAARKTPIIGAFPKMFVPFIVVIPGMIAGATVTPLVDGSAQPNDAMLYLMRDMLPNGLLGVALAGLLAAFMAGMAANISAFNTVFSYDLWQTYVKKDRDDSYYLRIGRIATIAATAIAVFTALLANNFGNVMDYLQTLFGFFNAPLFATFILGMFWKRMTPTAGWVGLVLGTTSAIVYWAIASFGGTDISFFNLPGQGTAFVAASLAFVVDIVASVIVSLVTKPKPDSELVGFVKSVTPKEHLMDEAEASLPWYRRTVPLGILCLILALGLNVIFA
- the galK gene encoding galactokinase, which gives rise to MHTRDRAAAITDVRNLFSEQFTGQPQGVWSAPGRVNLIGEHVDYAGGICLPFALSQRTYVAARANNDGVYRIASHWSGGITRAEIPTQDVRPGHPADWTGYIAGAVWAAWNNGTMPAAWANGITNPGLDIAIESDVPVGAGLSSSAALECSTALAAWEISTGSTLAEQSQVAQKKVLDGLRAASIQAENDVVGASTGGLDQTVALFGKAGNALAIDFATNAEQQVTFDIDSRGLAILIINTNAPHQLADGQYAARRAVTDGVAADLGVPTLRQAPDAVRRCQPWADKQWNSWSAEQQQDMPLERWRAVVEARVRHVETEIDRTARAIEVLRAGEFRQFGELMQASHASLRDDYEVTVPELDTAVEVALRHGALGARMTGGGFGGSAIALVDASQAETVAAHIASSFADAGFARPEFVIAIPSEGARREE
- a CDS encoding RrF2 family transcriptional regulator, whose protein sequence is MHLTTFADLGLRSLMMLGDLPEGDRCTIADLAKATNASDNHLARVIAKLVDMNMVVSVRGRNGGVYLSDSARGASVGRILRELEGPSEVVDCTGDKPCPLAARNCALRHRLADAQEAFFAELDGDTIDGLIAATRPVGTRTSEDAHGTSRSLGLPTVPLNTQ